Part of the Bdellovibrionales bacterium genome is shown below.
ATCCGACCATGGCGCCGGGGGCGTTGCTGTCGAGATCAATTTTGTCGGTTTTTAATGCGTAAACCGTAACAATGTACCGATGAGGTTTATCCCCAGGAGGAGGGCAAGCTCCGCCAAATCCTGCTTTCGCATAGTCTGTGCGACCTTCAACGGCACCTTTAGGTAATTTTGCTGAAGTTAAACCTTGAGGAAGTTCTTTAGTATTTGCGGGTAAGTTGAAGAGGGTCCAGTGCCACCAGCCACTTCCTGTGGGCGCATCGGGATCATACACGGTCACTGCAAAACTTTTTGTCCCTTGAGGCGCATTTTGCCAAGCGAGCTGCGGAGATAAATTTTCTCCAGTACAACCCATGCCATTAAATACGTGTTTATTCGAAAGCGTTGCACCGTCCTTAATGTCTTTGCTGGTGACAGTGAAAGGTTTTGCAAAAGCCAAAGAGCTGGCAAGTAAGCTAAGAGTAACGAAAATGATCTTCATAAGGCCTCCTTTAGTCCATTATTGAATTCATGAATTGTAACTCACTCAATTGCTTTCTATAAATAGAAAATGAACTTATTTTTTATTTTGTTTGTGCTGTTTGCGTCAGCAAAAGAGGTCTCCTCCCTAGAACCGGTTCCGACTCCTTTTGCCATTGAAGACCGAGGCCAAGAGCCTTTCTTTTCCTACCGACTGGTGGGCGCATTTGATGAAGAGCGAAATTATGAATGGCCCGCGGTGGTTTCTATTTTTATTCCGGGATTAGGTCAGTGGTGGGAAGGTCAATATCGTTCGGCCGCACTTTACTCGGCCTACGGTTTTGGCGGATTAGCTACGGCTCTTTCGCTGCGGGACGATGTGAATGGACTTAATAACAGTTTTGGTGACCGCGAAAACGGAGAGCCGCAGTTTAACCAAAAGCAAATGTGGTTCACCTTTGGTTCTCAGGCGTATCAGGCCGCCGGATTTGTGAGTGCGTTCCATGCGTTTCGCACATCGGTCGAGGCGAAAAAGAAAAGCGGGGAGTACGAATTTTTAACTCACGAAGAAACCACAGGGGACTTGATGCTGGCCCCACTCCGCTTTGACTATCTTTTGCGTCCCACCACATTCCTTCCCTTACTTTTAATCGGGGCCGCCATTTCGCTCGATGATCCTCATCACTATAAAATCTCTCGCAGTGATTCTTTGTTTGTCACCGGTCTTTCCTTTAATGCGGGAGTGAGTGAAGAGGCGTTTTTCCGTGGGGCCATGATGCCTTATGCAAAAAATCAAGGGGCCTCCGATTTT
Proteins encoded:
- a CDS encoding CPBP family intramembrane metalloprotease, which codes for MNLFFILFVLFASAKEVSSLEPVPTPFAIEDRGQEPFFSYRLVGAFDEERNYEWPAVVSIFIPGLGQWWEGQYRSAALYSAYGFGGLATALSLRDDVNGLNNSFGDRENGEPQFNQKQMWFTFGSQAYQAAGFVSAFHAFRTSVEAKKKSGEYEFLTHEETTGDLMLAPLRFDYLLRPTTFLPLLLIGAAISLDDPHHYKISRSDSLFVTGLSFNAGVSEEAFFRGAMMPYAKNQGASDFWSNAITALLFGAAHIDSDNPFPIMQTLGGYYFGYLTQKNQWTMSEAVFVHFWWDIIAIGAELGASRGKGAYIPLINMSF
- a CDS encoding YbhB/YbcL family Raf kinase inhibitor-like protein translates to MKIIFVTLSLLASSLAFAKPFTVTSKDIKDGATLSNKHVFNGMGCTGENLSPQLAWQNAPQGTKSFAVTVYDPDAPTGSGWWHWTLFNLPANTKELPQGLTSAKLPKGAVEGRTDYAKAGFGGACPPPGDKPHRYIVTVYALKTDKIDLDSNAPGAMVGYFLNQNAIEKATLTGLYGR